A section of the Suncus etruscus isolate mSunEtr1 chromosome X, mSunEtr1.pri.cur, whole genome shotgun sequence genome encodes:
- the LOC125998992 gene encoding coiled-coil domain-containing protein 169-like yields the protein MTHLEQKLKDEVKRKDSILVSINELKQKVAELEKKGTTNTKESREWRVRYEAQLEINSHLEKQVLYLKEKLDKVRGNYSDRLASIRLYERMSVESLTEILRQLQKDKRILENQVRACGLRLEQESKLNQKTREECRKYAIEISKMTPYKTFKRQQIEYMKRIRENPSTNIGAHSLTNRVKKGSDKKKVGSSHLPKLKP from the coding sequence ATGACTCATCTTGAACAGAAGTTAAAAGATGAAGTTaaaaggaaagactctatcctagtctCAATCAATGAACTAAAACAAAAGGTGGCTGAACTAGAAAAGAAAGGCACTACTAACACTAAGGAAAGCCGTGAATGGAGAGTCCGTTATGAGGCACAACTGGAAATAAATTCTCACCTAGAGAAGCAAGTTCTttacctgaaagagaaattggaCAAAGTCCGTGGGAACTATTCAGATAGACTGGCATCTATTCGTCTCTATGAGAGAATGTCAGTAGAGTCCTTAACTGAAATACTAAGACAGCTCCAAAAGGACAAAAGAATTCTTGAAAATCAAGTGAGAGCTTGTGGACTTCGACTGGAACAAGAATCAAAGCTGAATCAGAAGACCCGTGAAGAATGTCGTAAATATGCAATTGAAATATCCAAGATGACGCCCTATAAAACTTTCAAAAGACAGCAGATAGAATATATGAAGAGAATAAGAGAGAATCCATCCACAAACATAGGAGCCCATTCTCTAACTAATCGTGTCAAAAAAGGATCAGATAAAAAGAAAGTAGGGTCAAGCCACCTTCCAAAACTCAAGCCTTAA